A window from Leptothermofonsia sichuanensis E412 encodes these proteins:
- a CDS encoding ABC transporter permease → MLIDFMATVVRTFEAFLIAAVIGVPLGVALGSSEKLYRSVEFLIDFFRSTPASALIPMFILFFGVSDISKVIIAAFSAFLLIVFNSAYGVINAKRSRILAARVMGANRWQIFKDVLLLESLPQTFIGLRSGISIALVIVIVAEMFIGTEQGLGKRIIDAQQILNVQDMYASILITGFLGYFLNALFLLLEKRLVHWSGK, encoded by the coding sequence ATGCTGATAGATTTTATGGCAACGGTGGTGCGAACCTTTGAAGCGTTTCTGATAGCAGCCGTGATAGGAGTTCCGCTGGGTGTGGCACTGGGAAGTTCTGAAAAGCTGTACCGCAGTGTTGAATTCCTGATTGATTTTTTCCGTTCGACGCCTGCCAGTGCATTGATTCCAATGTTTATTTTGTTTTTTGGTGTCAGTGATATTTCTAAGGTGATTATTGCTGCATTCAGCGCATTCCTGTTGATTGTATTTAACAGTGCCTACGGGGTGATTAATGCAAAGCGATCGCGCATTCTGGCTGCCAGAGTGATGGGAGCTAATCGGTGGCAGATCTTTAAGGATGTGTTGTTACTGGAAAGTTTGCCTCAAACGTTTATTGGGCTGCGTAGCGGTATCAGTATTGCGTTGGTGATTGTGATTGTGGCTGAGATGTTTATTGGTACTGAACAGGGGTTGGGTAAACGCATTATTGATGCGCAACAAATCCTGAACGTTCAGGATATGTATGCCTCGATTTTGATTACAGGTTTTCTGGGCTATTTTCTGAATGCTCTTTTCCTATTGTTGGAAAAACGTCTGGTTCACTGGAGCGGCAAGTAG
- a CDS encoding ABC transporter ATP-binding protein, with protein MYKSFGDLVLYEDFHLDLANNQLVSIFGPNGCGKSTLINMISGLMPFDQGQVLIHGKPIRRARIGYVFQNYRDSMFPWLSAYDNIAYPLRIKGSPEQECRDRVERMIDLFNIRLDLKRYPYSFSGGQQQLISILRALVADPEVLFLDEPFSALDFEMTLFVREKLQEIFMATSIPMLMVVHNLEEAVYLADTILLLSKRPTHLVEAVPFQASRPRTLETLSSPEFIEVSRHCLDIFRQEMRK; from the coding sequence TTGTACAAGTCATTTGGGGATCTGGTGCTGTATGAGGATTTTCATCTGGATCTGGCAAATAACCAGTTGGTGTCGATTTTTGGTCCCAACGGCTGTGGTAAGTCCACGTTGATCAATATGATCAGTGGCCTGATGCCGTTTGATCAGGGACAGGTCTTAATTCATGGCAAGCCCATTCGTCGTGCCCGGATTGGCTATGTGTTTCAGAACTACCGGGATTCCATGTTTCCCTGGCTGAGTGCCTATGACAACATTGCCTATCCTTTGCGGATTAAGGGTAGCCCGGAGCAGGAATGCCGCGATCGCGTCGAGCGTATGATTGACCTGTTCAATATTCGCTTAGATCTGAAGCGCTATCCCTATAGCTTTTCTGGCGGGCAGCAACAACTGATTTCCATTCTGCGGGCACTGGTTGCTGATCCAGAAGTCCTGTTTCTGGATGAGCCATTTTCGGCCCTGGATTTTGAGATGACCCTGTTTGTGCGCGAAAAGCTCCAGGAGATTTTCATGGCAACCTCTATTCCTATGCTGATGGTGGTGCACAACCTGGAAGAGGCGGTCTATCTGGCAGACACCATTTTGCTGTTAAGCAAACGTCCAACCCACCTGGTTGAAGCCGTGCCGTTTCAAGCTTCCCGTCCCCGCACACTTGAAACCCTGTCTTCCCCTGAATTCATTGAAGTCAGCCGTCATTGCTTAGATATTTTTCGCCAGGAGATGAGGAAATGA
- the gatA gene encoding Asp-tRNA(Asn)/Glu-tRNA(Gln) amidotransferase subunit GatA: protein MASIRELHQQLTQKKRSAVEIVQESLERIQKLEPKLHSFLTVTAEQALEQAKQVDAQIAAGEKIGLLAGIPIGIKDNLCTRGIPTTCASRILENFVPPYESTVTQKLAEAGAVMVGKTNLDEFAMGGSTETSAYHLTANPWDLDRVPGGSSGGSAAAVAGGECLVALGSDTGGSIRQPASFCGIVGLKPTYGLVSRYGLVAFASSLDQIGPFARSVEDTAILLGAIAGHDPKDSTSLKVEIPDYTRYLTPDLKGKKVGVIQETFGEGLDPEVERAVRAAIAQLKDLGADIKEISCPRFRYGIAAYYIIAPSEASANLARYDGVKYGRRVEEADNLIDMYTRTRAQGFGPEVKRRIMIGTYALSAGYYDAYYLKAQKVRTLIKQDFEAAFNNVDVLVSPTAPTTAFKSGDKSANPLSMYLVDLMTIPVNLAGLPAMSVPCGFDSQGMPVGLQIIGNVLREDQVLQVGYAYEQATEWHRRSPPL, encoded by the coding sequence ATGGCATCCATCCGCGAGTTGCACCAACAACTCACCCAGAAAAAACGCTCTGCGGTTGAAATCGTTCAGGAAAGCCTGGAGCGGATTCAAAAGTTGGAACCAAAGTTGCATAGTTTCCTGACGGTAACGGCTGAACAGGCATTGGAGCAGGCAAAACAGGTGGATGCCCAAATTGCGGCGGGTGAAAAGATTGGCCTCCTGGCGGGGATTCCGATTGGAATCAAGGACAATCTCTGTACCCGGGGCATCCCGACTACCTGTGCTTCCCGCATTCTAGAGAACTTTGTGCCGCCCTACGAGTCTACAGTCACCCAAAAGCTGGCAGAGGCAGGGGCGGTCATGGTGGGCAAAACCAATCTGGATGAATTTGCCATGGGCGGTTCGACGGAAACCTCAGCCTATCACCTGACAGCAAATCCGTGGGATTTAGACCGGGTGCCGGGGGGGTCTTCTGGCGGTTCTGCTGCTGCTGTTGCTGGGGGAGAATGCCTTGTTGCACTCGGTTCTGACACAGGGGGGTCTATCCGCCAGCCCGCTTCTTTCTGTGGCATTGTGGGGCTGAAACCAACCTATGGTCTGGTTTCCCGCTATGGGCTGGTGGCGTTTGCCTCTTCCCTGGATCAAATTGGTCCCTTTGCCCGGTCGGTAGAAGATACGGCGATTCTGCTGGGTGCGATCGCCGGTCATGATCCCAAAGACTCGACCAGTCTGAAGGTGGAGATCCCTGATTACACCCGGTACCTCACCCCTGATCTGAAGGGAAAGAAGGTGGGAGTGATTCAGGAAACCTTTGGTGAGGGGTTGGACCCGGAAGTGGAGCGAGCAGTCAGGGCAGCGATCGCCCAACTCAAAGACCTGGGAGCTGACATTAAAGAAATTTCCTGTCCCCGTTTCCGCTATGGGATTGCCGCCTACTACATCATTGCGCCATCAGAGGCTTCGGCAAACCTGGCTCGCTATGATGGGGTTAAGTATGGGCGGCGCGTGGAAGAGGCTGACAACCTGATAGATATGTATACGCGCACCCGCGCTCAGGGCTTTGGTCCAGAGGTAAAGCGCCGGATTATGATTGGCACCTATGCCCTTTCCGCTGGTTACTACGATGCCTATTACTTGAAGGCTCAAAAGGTGCGGACGCTGATCAAGCAGGATTTTGAAGCGGCCTTTAACAACGTGGATGTATTGGTGAGTCCGACAGCTCCAACGACCGCTTTTAAGTCTGGGGACAAGTCAGCCAATCCCCTCAGCATGTACCTGGTAGACCTGATGACCATTCCAGTTAACCTGGCGGGGTTGCCTGCTATGAGTGTCCCCTGTGGGTTTGACTCCCAGGGAATGCCAGTAGGGTTGCAAATTATCGGTAATGTGTTACGGGAAGACCAGGTGCTTCAGGTGGGCTATGCCTATGAGCAGGCGACCGAGTGGCACAGGCGATCGCCCCCGTTGTAA
- a CDS encoding GvpL/GvpF family gas vesicle protein → MYTYAFLTHPTTPLALPEGIEDQVQIVGTDSLCAAVEPELSETRLSLLQEKDETLMQAVMAHDRVIRELFLQTTILPLRFGTHFASLQGLLTHLDVRQQEYLEALSRFDGKAEYTLKLTPVETPEQSVPPEVKGKDYFLAKKKQFQTHLEQKTLQQTEQTMILQQLAKVCLQYRFSNSQSDQTRIYLLIHREEASQLVEQIQHWQNQCSSWKLSLGEALPPYHFLSH, encoded by the coding sequence ATGTATACCTACGCTTTTCTTACCCATCCCACGACGCCGCTGGCGTTGCCTGAAGGTATTGAAGATCAGGTTCAGATTGTGGGGACAGACTCTCTTTGTGCGGCTGTGGAACCCGAACTCTCTGAAACCAGACTCAGCCTGTTGCAGGAAAAAGACGAAACCTTAATGCAGGCGGTCATGGCCCACGATCGCGTCATCCGAGAGCTATTTCTGCAAACAACGATTTTGCCCCTCCGATTTGGCACGCACTTTGCTTCCTTACAGGGGCTGCTGACCCATCTCGATGTCCGTCAGCAGGAATATTTAGAAGCTCTGAGCCGGTTTGATGGCAAAGCTGAATACACGCTGAAGCTGACCCCTGTGGAAACCCCAGAACAGTCTGTTCCTCCAGAGGTGAAGGGGAAAGACTACTTTCTGGCAAAGAAAAAGCAGTTTCAAACCCACTTAGAGCAGAAAACATTGCAGCAGACAGAGCAAACTATGATTCTGCAACAATTAGCTAAGGTCTGCTTACAGTATCGTTTCAGCAACAGCCAGTCGGATCAAACCAGGATTTATCTGCTCATCCACCGGGAAGAGGCGTCCCAGTTGGTTGAACAAATCCAGCACTGGCAGAACCAGTGTTCCTCCTGGAAACTCAGTCTGGGAGAAGCGTTGCCCCCTTACCACTTTCTGAGTCACTGA
- a CDS encoding DUF4351 domain-containing protein: MQLLTRRFGQLEADLQARIQVLSREELEVLGEALLDFSQITDLDRWLEQRDRL; encoded by the coding sequence ATACAGTTACTGACCCGGCGATTTGGTCAGCTTGAAGCTGATTTGCAGGCACGAATCCAAGTTTTGTCACGGGAAGAATTGGAGGTGTTAGGGGAAGCATTATTAGATTTTTCACAAATTACCGACCTGGACAGGTGGCTGGAACAACGCGATCGCCTCTAA
- a CDS encoding PPC domain-containing protein, producing the protein MAYRFAARFQSSVVLLSLLAAGIPPIASAQNKIYNPIPLTPGVTVTDRLTNKDIPTGQGGFARDYVLQLKEGSQLAIDLTSDNFDTIVALIAEDGSTVAENDDGPDGSTNSLLFTRITKTGTYYIRVRAFGEVAGGNYKLKVTLLKPVEERR; encoded by the coding sequence ATGGCTTATCGTTTTGCTGCCAGGTTTCAATCGAGCGTTGTTCTTCTGAGCTTACTTGCAGCAGGCATCCCTCCAATAGCCAGTGCCCAGAATAAAATCTATAACCCGATTCCACTGACTCCGGGGGTCACCGTCACCGATCGCCTCACGAACAAAGACATTCCAACCGGCCAGGGTGGCTTTGCCCGAGACTATGTATTGCAGTTGAAGGAAGGCAGCCAACTGGCGATCGACCTGACTTCCGATAATTTCGATACCATTGTCGCGCTCATTGCAGAAGATGGTTCTACGGTTGCTGAAAACGATGATGGACCCGATGGCAGCACCAATTCTCTCTTATTCACCCGCATTACCAAAACAGGCACCTACTACATTCGAGTACGGGCATTTGGTGAAGTCGCTGGTGGAAACTACAAACTCAAAGTCACTCTGCTGAAGCCCGTTGAAGAACGGAGGTAG
- a CDS encoding ABC transporter substrate-binding protein, which translates to MKIRRRHFLQLSASATLAATVHGCTQPGTQVGSTGGNKDPGKISIGFWPVASGLPLFVAVKKGYFADAGLDVEAVRFASPNQVAEALIAGRLQGTGNGVASGALGLAEITSPGLFKIFVSNPSNSKSILDQIIVARDSSINSTADLVGKKLATGPGAQNLAIAQGILEKVGVQNPQVVQLEIKQHVAAIESGQIDAAYTLEPTGTVGSLKGITRVLENGVVAKYILGSPLAPWFGGSAALSTKFIEQYPAATKSYIDAIVGLSRIFGTTRMELGNTWLVIRRSRENWCKRYRWLPIPSMTSLSRKMWVISRNSLTL; encoded by the coding sequence ATGAAGATTCGCAGACGCCATTTTCTTCAGTTGAGTGCCAGTGCAACTTTAGCCGCAACGGTCCATGGTTGCACCCAGCCCGGTACGCAAGTTGGGAGTACCGGGGGTAATAAGGATCCAGGCAAAATTTCGATTGGATTCTGGCCCGTTGCTTCTGGCTTGCCCCTGTTTGTAGCTGTCAAGAAAGGCTATTTTGCCGATGCTGGACTGGATGTAGAAGCCGTCAGATTTGCCTCCCCCAATCAGGTGGCAGAAGCTTTAATTGCCGGGCGTTTGCAGGGGACAGGAAATGGGGTTGCCAGTGGTGCACTGGGACTGGCAGAGATCACATCCCCTGGACTATTTAAGATTTTTGTCTCAAATCCAAGTAATTCCAAGAGCATTCTGGATCAGATTATTGTTGCCAGGGATAGCTCAATTAACAGTACAGCCGATCTGGTTGGGAAGAAATTAGCGACAGGACCCGGTGCTCAAAACCTGGCAATTGCCCAGGGCATTCTGGAAAAAGTTGGCGTTCAAAACCCCCAGGTGGTTCAACTTGAAATTAAACAGCATGTAGCTGCCATTGAGTCTGGGCAAATTGATGCTGCATATACTCTGGAGCCGACTGGAACGGTGGGTTCTCTGAAGGGCATTACTCGTGTCCTGGAAAATGGTGTGGTTGCCAAATATATCCTGGGAAGTCCTCTGGCCCCCTGGTTTGGGGGTTCTGCTGCCCTCAGTACAAAGTTTATTGAGCAATATCCGGCGGCAACGAAATCCTATATCGATGCTATCGTCGGGCTGTCCAGGATATTCGGAACAACCCGGATGGAACTCGGGAATACATGGTTGGTTATACGGCGATCGAGGGAGAACTGGTGCAAAAGGTACCGCTGGTTGCCTATACCATCTATGACGAGTTTAAGCCGGAAGATGTGGGTTATTTCCAGAAATTCTTTGACTTTATGA